One genomic window of Campylobacter fetus subsp. fetus includes the following:
- a CDS encoding ABC transporter substrate-binding protein: MKKIFVVLFVLLVSLFSQEIEFSDERGNLIKLEKPASRVISFPIPLASFSISVDNNADKLVSIHPLAKIAIQNGILGRIFPKTLDLQTNAVGSNFVPNVEEVIRLKPDIVFQWAHMSQKIVEPLQKIGINLVLLDYGDEKNAINWFKIIGKAYDLEHKVETILKNRSFVENQITTSLKNIRNRPKVLYFLRYKQAFLVSGKQTYQDYNIKLAGGINVASHIGQKTVNLEQILLYNPDIVLLNNFEQDLSPEDIYSNKFLKHINAVKNRAVYKIPFGSERWDPPSQESHLSWIWLNKIFYGKSSLNLKKEMMNSYNIFYNYNLNDSEILSILHYEKNKNSRYYEDILE, translated from the coding sequence GTGAAAAAAATATTTGTTGTTTTATTTGTATTGCTTGTATCTTTATTTTCACAAGAAATAGAGTTTAGCGATGAGAGAGGAAATTTGATAAAGCTCGAAAAACCAGCTAGTAGAGTCATCAGTTTTCCGATTCCATTAGCTTCATTTAGCATAAGCGTAGATAATAACGCAGATAAACTAGTATCCATCCATCCGCTTGCAAAAATCGCAATTCAAAACGGTATCTTAGGAAGGATTTTTCCTAAGACGCTTGATTTACAAACAAATGCAGTCGGCTCAAATTTCGTTCCAAATGTGGAAGAAGTTATAAGATTAAAGCCTGATATAGTATTTCAATGGGCACATATGTCTCAAAAGATAGTTGAACCTTTGCAGAAAATAGGTATAAATTTAGTACTTTTAGACTATGGAGACGAGAAAAACGCTATTAATTGGTTTAAAATAATAGGCAAAGCTTACGATTTAGAACATAAAGTAGAAACTATACTTAAAAATAGAAGTTTTGTTGAAAATCAGATTACAACTAGCTTAAAAAATATACGTAATAGACCAAAAGTTCTATATTTTTTAAGGTACAAACAAGCTTTTTTGGTTTCAGGAAAGCAGACCTATCAAGATTATAATATTAAATTAGCAGGCGGGATAAACGTTGCTTCTCATATCGGTCAAAAAACTGTGAATTTAGAGCAGATATTACTTTATAATCCGGATATAGTACTATTAAATAATTTCGAGCAAGATCTCAGTCCCGAGGATATCTACTCAAATAAATTTCTAAAACATATAAATGCGGTAAAAAATAGAGCCGTTTATAAAATTCCCTTCGGTAGCGAGAGATGGGATCCCCCGTCTCAAGAGTCTCATCTGTCGTGGATATGGTTAAATAAGATATTTTATGGCAAATCTAGTTTAAATTTAAAAAAAGAGATGATGAATAGTTATAATATTTTTTATAATTATAATTTGAACGATAGTGAAATTTTATCTATTTTGCATTACGAAAAGAATAAAAATAGTAGATATTATGAAGATATATTGGAGTGA